A section of the Clostridium omnivorum genome encodes:
- a CDS encoding 3D domain-containing protein encodes MKENLKNSISNYFSNGPKVVMIFMLVLMSATLVISATRKTVTVSIDGKEINITTFRRTFKTALEANDIAVGPKDKTTPSLDTRVNKKDKIYIKRAVNVEVAVDGKDLNIQTAEDNIEKMLDAERIDVADYDKVVPSVKEPITEGLKVSVTRVEAKMIKETKTLDYATVIKNDDNSEKGNTKVLQDGEQGEKVVATRVIYENGKEISRQVVNETVTKQPVQKVVAVGTLSSYTPSRGSTKILYNKSMRVKATAYSAGYEDTGKNPGDPGYERTATGTIAKRNPNGYSTIAVDPSVIPLGTKLYVEGYGYAIAEDTGGAIKGNIIDVYFSAGSQVNNWGVRWVNIYFVR; translated from the coding sequence ATGAAGGAAAATTTGAAGAATAGCATAAGTAACTATTTTTCAAACGGTCCTAAGGTAGTAATGATTTTTATGCTAGTACTTATGAGTGCTACATTGGTGATTTCTGCCACGAGAAAGACAGTTACAGTCTCCATAGATGGGAAGGAAATTAATATAACAACCTTCAGAAGGACCTTTAAAACAGCATTGGAGGCCAACGACATAGCCGTAGGACCAAAGGACAAAACAACACCTAGTCTAGACACCAGGGTAAATAAGAAAGACAAAATATATATCAAAAGGGCAGTTAATGTTGAAGTCGCTGTGGATGGAAAAGACTTGAATATTCAAACTGCAGAAGACAACATAGAGAAAATGCTTGATGCTGAAAGAATAGATGTAGCTGACTATGATAAGGTAGTTCCTTCAGTGAAGGAACCTATTACCGAAGGACTTAAAGTCTCTGTAACAAGAGTTGAAGCAAAAATGATCAAGGAAACTAAAACCTTGGATTATGCAACTGTTATTAAGAATGACGATAACTCTGAAAAGGGAAACACAAAGGTTCTCCAAGATGGAGAACAAGGTGAAAAGGTAGTAGCTACAAGAGTTATTTACGAAAATGGAAAAGAAATATCAAGGCAAGTAGTGAATGAAACCGTGACTAAGCAGCCAGTTCAAAAGGTTGTAGCAGTTGGAACCTTAAGTTCCTACACTCCTTCTCGTGGTAGCACGAAGATATTGTATAATAAATCAATGAGAGTAAAGGCTACAGCTTATAGCGCTGGTTATGAAGATACAGGAAAGAATCCTGGAGATCCCGGCTATGAGAGAACTGCTACAGGTACTATAGCAAAAAGAAATCCTAATGGATATAGTACAATTGCAGTTGATCCATCAGTTATTCCACTTGGTACTAAATTATACGTAGAAGGCTACGGTTATGCAATTGCTGAAGATACAGGTGGAGCCATAAAGGGCAACATCATAGATGTATACTTTAGCGCTGGTAGCCAAGTTAATAACTGGGGAGTTAGATGGGTTAACATATATTTTGTCAGATAG
- the rnmV gene encoding ribonuclease M5, whose product MIKEVIVVEGRDDVTAVKRAVDAEVIAVGGFGINKRVIDRIKEAQKRQGVIVLTDPDFAGDKIRKIISKRVPDAKHAYISQKDGTKEGDIGVENASPETILRALENAKVEVKEKRDEFDIQDMIFFKLTGDTNSKERRDALGKELGIGYCNSSQFIGRLNNYGIGREEFIEALKRIDAEIEKRNG is encoded by the coding sequence ATGATTAAAGAAGTTATTGTAGTTGAAGGAAGAGACGATGTTACAGCTGTAAAAAGAGCAGTAGATGCAGAAGTTATTGCAGTTGGCGGATTTGGCATAAATAAGAGAGTCATAGATAGAATAAAAGAAGCTCAAAAGAGACAAGGAGTTATTGTGCTTACTGATCCAGATTTTGCTGGGGACAAAATAAGAAAAATAATATCTAAACGAGTTCCAGATGCAAAACATGCATATATATCACAAAAGGATGGTACAAAAGAAGGAGATATAGGAGTGGAAAATGCTTCTCCTGAAACTATTTTAAGGGCATTAGAAAATGCAAAGGTTGAAGTTAAAGAAAAGAGAGACGAATTTGATATTCAGGATATGATATTCTTTAAGCTTACAGGGGATACTAATTCAAAGGAAAGAAGAGATGCCTTAGGTAAGGAACTAGGCATTGGGTACTGCAATTCATCACAATTTATAGGAAGATTAAATAACTATGGCATAGGTAGAGAAGAGTTCATTGAAGCTCTCAAAAGAATAGATGCTGAAATAGAGAAGAGGAATGGGTAG
- a CDS encoding TatD family hydrolase, which yields MYIFDTHAHYDDESFNEDRENVIKELRENGVIGVLNCGASLDGARSSLELARKYDFFYAAVGLHPEYAHMVNEAVIDELKSMAKDEKVKAIGEIGLDYYYEENPEREIQRQAFRKQMELAKELKLPVIIHDRDAHMDTLNIMKEFPEVRGVVHCFSGSVEFARECLKLGYYIGFTGVLTFKNARKLVEVAKEVPLDRFLLETDCPYMAPTPFRGKRNRSDYIKYVIEKMSQVKEIPEELVSEMNIKNIKNLLLI from the coding sequence ATGTATATTTTTGATACTCATGCACATTATGATGATGAATCTTTTAATGAAGATAGAGAAAATGTAATAAAAGAATTAAGAGAAAATGGTGTAATAGGGGTGCTTAATTGTGGGGCTTCTTTAGATGGCGCTAGAAGTTCATTAGAGCTAGCAAGAAAATATGACTTTTTTTATGCTGCTGTTGGACTTCATCCAGAGTATGCACATATGGTAAATGAAGCTGTAATTGATGAATTAAAAAGCATGGCTAAAGATGAAAAAGTAAAAGCAATTGGAGAGATAGGGCTGGATTATTATTATGAGGAAAATCCAGAAAGAGAAATTCAAAGGCAAGCCTTTAGAAAACAAATGGAACTTGCAAAGGAATTAAAACTACCCGTGATAATTCATGATAGAGATGCACATATGGATACTTTAAACATAATGAAGGAGTTTCCAGAAGTCAGGGGAGTTGTTCATTGTTTTTCAGGAAGTGTAGAGTTTGCTAGGGAATGTTTAAAACTTGGTTATTACATAGGTTTTACAGGGGTATTGACTTTTAAAAATGCTAGAAAACTAGTAGAGGTAGCAAAGGAAGTACCTTTAGATAGGTTTTTATTAGAAACTGACTGCCCTTATATGGCTCCAACCCCTTTTAGAGGAAAGAGAAATAGATCAGATTATATAAAGTATGTGATAGAAAAAATGTCACAAGTAAAGGAAATACCTGAAGAATTAGTAAGTGAAATGAATATAAAAAATATAAAAAACTTACTTTTAATTTGA
- the rsmA gene encoding 16S rRNA (adenine(1518)-N(6)/adenine(1519)-N(6))-dimethyltransferase RsmA — protein MEGFSTKDIVKKYGFKFTKSLGQNFLIDDTVLMDIVEGAKVNKEDLVIEIGPGVGTLTRELLKKAKRVVSIELDSDLIPILEEELKEFDNFQLIHKDALKVDFNEIIGEEKSVKVVANLPYYVTTPIIAKLLTGNYKFDSLTIMIQKEVAERIAAAPDTKEYGALSILVQYYCDTEIIRKVSPSSFIPQPKVESIVIKLRRLLEPRVKVQDEKLYFTISRDAFNMRRKTLWNALKPLKLEKEKLEQGFADAGIDPKRRGETLSLQEFANLTNSIHKLME, from the coding sequence ATGGAAGGTTTTTCAACAAAGGATATAGTAAAAAAATATGGTTTCAAATTTACCAAGAGTTTAGGTCAGAATTTTTTAATAGATGATACAGTTCTTATGGATATTGTTGAAGGAGCTAAGGTAAACAAAGAGGACTTAGTTATTGAAATAGGTCCGGGAGTTGGTACTTTAACAAGGGAGTTATTAAAAAAAGCAAAGAGAGTAGTTTCTATTGAACTTGATTCTGATTTAATTCCTATTTTAGAGGAAGAGTTGAAGGAGTTTGATAATTTTCAGCTTATTCATAAAGATGCTTTAAAAGTAGATTTTAATGAAATTATAGGAGAAGAAAAGTCAGTAAAAGTAGTTGCAAACTTGCCTTACTATGTAACTACACCTATAATAGCTAAGCTTCTTACAGGAAATTATAAATTTGATTCTCTTACAATAATGATACAAAAGGAAGTGGCAGAGAGAATTGCTGCAGCTCCAGACACAAAGGAATATGGTGCATTATCTATTTTAGTTCAATATTATTGTGATACTGAAATAATAAGAAAGGTTTCACCTTCTAGCTTTATTCCACAGCCAAAGGTAGAATCAATAGTTATAAAACTACGCAGACTTTTAGAGCCAAGAGTTAAGGTTCAGGATGAAAAACTTTATTTTACAATATCAAGAGATGCTTTTAATATGAGAAGAAAAACTCTATGGAATGCATTAAAGCCTTTGAAGCTTGAAAAAGAAAAGCTAGAACAAGGATTTGCTGATGCAGGAATTGATCCAAAAAGAAGAGGAGAAACATTATCACTACAGGAATTTGCTAATTTAACAAACAGTATACACAAGCTAATGGAGTAA